The nucleotide window GATTTACTCTCGATAAAATTAACAAACTGTGCAACTTTTAAAGCAATACAAAATAGTGATCAGGATCACATAGCCTTTGTTGGCACCCTTGAGGTTTTAGACTATTTGAAATTTTATAAAATTGGAGTATTTAGGTTTGTGTCTTCAAGTAACTCCTTAATATGTTTTTCGGGTTCATAAAATAAACCACTTAATAAGATTCCATAATTAAAGCAGCTTTTTATATCTTCAGTTAAAAATGAATTTTTATTTTCAAATAATAAATAAAATGGATTTATTTTTGGTATTTATTAAGTACAATAGGGCGCAGCAGTGCTGCGATTCATGGTAAAGTTTTATAAGACAAATATATGCGGTTCATGCGACAAAACGTGTCGTGTTTTATTTTTTATAAAAAATGAATTGGATTAGATGGCGAGATTGCTTTCAGAAATATCTACTAATTCATCAATCATATCTTTCAAAGTTTTAAAAGGGGATTTCCATATTACGTCACCGTTATCACTGTTATAGTCTTCATTAATGGAAAAAAGCCAAGGCTGCGGATTATCTCCATTGTCTAGATAAATAAATGTACCACATTGCCCCTCTAATGTATTAAGTATTGCGATTGGCCGGGCAATACCGGATTTTCTTTTTTGCAGAGCCTGTTTGTACTTTACAACCAGTTTTCCTGCATTTCTCCCCACATGATTTAATGAAATACAGCTGAATTCACCTCCAATAGAGAGAAATTCTTTATAAACTTTAGGAAAAGGAGAACCGCCGTTCATTTCAAGTTCTAGCTGTGTGATATCTGCTTCGCTTAGCCCTACAGGGGGCCCGAATGCAGAAATTCTTTTGCTTGCTCCATTTTGTTTGTAACGTGCGTACTTTTTTAAATATACTATTTCCATATGTTATTATTTATGCCGTCAAATTACCATTTTCATCCCATTTTTTATAAGTTCCGTCGTATTCTACGTTGTTATGGGCTTTATATTCTGTATATTTTTTACCGTTTTTATGATAAGATCTGAACCGTCCTTCCTGATAGCCGTCTTTATATTCCTCTTCGCAAAAAAGCTCGCCAGTGTCATAGTACCGTAAAACAATACCTGTAAAAGGGCTGCCATTGTGATAATATATAGGAACTCCTCCGCCATCTAAACGGTTACATGTTAAATCTTTTTCTTTCACTCTCTTCAATTTTTACATGTGACTAATATAACAAGAATATGGCTGGCTTTTAATTTAAAAAAATATAAGCCACAGCACGCTGTGGCTTATTATCTATGGGAAGAAAATCTTTATGAGAAAGTATATGTGGTTACTTATCCTAAAAAAGTCTTAAATAATAAGTTTTTTAAGATTCTAAATCATTATAATCTAAAAGTTTACTAATGTATAGTGGAGCGCCACTGTTGTAAAGAGATTTAAAATGTAGATAATTGTTATTAAACTTGTAAGGAATCATGCTTTTAGGAGATCGCATAAATACAATGTAATACTCACCTAATGCTTCATAGATGTCACTATATTTAGCATTATTTTGCTCCTCCAAAGTTAAATTGTCATTTGCCCACTGTTCTTTTATATATTCTCTAAAATAGTTTATTCTATCATTAGTATATTCTTCAGGTATTCTATGTTCGTCCTTTAAAAGGTTTTGTAATATATGTTCATATGCCTTAACAATATTCTCATAAGAACCAGGCTCTAAAAATAAATCTTCTTTGCCTAAATTTTCTCCGAAAATAGATTTAAAAACTTCTTTTTCTAAAAAAGTATGATCTTTTAATTGAGGATTTACAAATAATATCTTACGGTTGCCTTCTGTACTTTTTATACCTTCAGTAATATAGTTCTTTGTTGAAACTAAAATAATTTGTTGTTTTTCTTCTGACATAATTTTATTTTTTAAAGATAAATACAATATTAGTTACTTTGTCAATATCTCCTAGCGGTTGTATTTCACCTAATTGCTCTGCAGAATTATAAAGCTCTGGTTTTACAAAACCTTTACTTTTTGCCCATTTACCTGTAAAGGTAGTTAGTGCTGCTGCCTCCAGATTTTCTTTAGTGATAGGTTTTCCCAACATTTCATATTTTAACTGGGATAAATTACGGATTGTTGGTCAGGATAATCAATATATGCATCATTTTTTTGCCATTGTCCCATAATACCGTCCATATCATGTCCTAAATCTTTTCTTAATGTCATGTAACCATCATTAAGCATAATTTCTCCAAGACTAAGATCAGTAAGCCCTGTTTTATTTGCCTGTATTGCAGATGTAAGATCATAAGGAATAAAAAGATCCCCATATAAATAATTTTTATTACCAATTAAAGGGAAGTCCTGAGGATTTGCTAGTTGTATTTTACATTCAAATGCATCCTTGGGATGGGCTTCAAGACCTGTTTTTTGCCACGTTCTTTTGCCGAATTGGTAATCGTGTAACTCATAATAATATGCTGTAATTTTTTTCTTTTTTATAAGTTTACCTACTTTAGTTTCTCCAGTTTGCGAATGCAAAAGTCTAGAATCTTCGGATGCTCGTCTTGCAAAAAAGAAGTCTTCCATGGCTGTCTTTCCCTCATTTTTATAAACTACTACAGCTGCATCCATAAATTCTTTTGCGGCGGATTTACTGCCTGAAAAAACTTCAGCTCCTTTAAAGAAAATGGTAACATCTGTTATTGATTCCTTTATTCCTTGTAAATAAAATAATAATTTTCTCCCTCCCTGTAATGTATAAAATGCAGGGATAGCGGGGGGAATAATACTGAGGGCTCCAATAGAAAGGGGCTGATAGGTTTTTTTTGTTCCTTTTATAATTTTCACTCCATCTATTGTTGCCTCATAAGGTTCAAAATTAATTTTCTTTGCATTTATTGAAGCCTTGAGTTCTTGTGATAATCCTTTGATATTAATGAAATCGGTTACTAAGCGTGCCCACATTGCATAATGGATGTATTTTGTAATTACGGGATGATCTTTAGTGAATGTTTGGAACATAGTAGCTCCAAAGCTGGCATCAATTATCACTCCGGTAGAATAAGCAACTCCTATTGTACTTCCTGCTTCTACTGCGGCCATAATTTCTACCACTCCAAGAAGGCAGAAGGCTAATTGTATCGTAACTTCTGCAGCAAGTATATTGGTTTCCCATGTTTCTTCATTATATAAGAGATACACAAAACAAGCAGGAAGTAAATAGATTTCACCTTTTTTCAGTTTATATTTTTCAATATCTTCTACTGGAGTTACGCTTATGATGTCAAGAGGATTACAGGAAATAGGTTTTTGCAGATCTTCTCTTGTCATATTTGATAGAAAAGGAGCAGCAAGACTCATTTTTCCAACTTTTACAAAAAGATTGAGATCTGTTGTGAATTTTAATTTGTTGTGTTTTGTATCAAATTCTTCAATATTACGATTCCCGAAAGTTCTGTTATCAAATAAAACCTGTCTGCCAAATTCCAGGGAATCCGCATACTTTTTGTTCATTTCTCCCTTTTTAATGTAGGTCATATAAACTCCTGTGATAATAGTACATACTTGGGAAAATACCTGAAATTTTAAGTTATTAAGCAAATGAAAGAGTTTTCCATCTTGCTCTAAGCAGATTATAATATCAAAAAGCTCCTGCTTATTAGAACAGGTTTTAAATAATGCGGCAACAATATCTCCATTAGAGATTCCTCCTGAAATACTGAATCTTGGGAAAGCAGATTCTTCTCCACAATACATTTCGATGTATTTTTTCCTGGTTTCCATATCCAAACTGAAGAAAGGAGCATCAATGAACCATTTGAACATACTTCCTCCAGCAGTAA belongs to Chryseobacterium gleum and includes:
- a CDS encoding SMI1/KNR4 family protein, which codes for MEIVYLKKYARYKQNGASKRISAFGPPVGLSEADITQLELEMNGGSPFPKVYKEFLSIGGEFSCISLNHVGRNAGKLVVKYKQALQKRKSGIARPIAILNTLEGQCGTFIYLDNGDNPQPWLFSINEDYNSDNGDVIWKSPFKTLKDMIDELVDISESNLAI